One Blastocatellia bacterium DNA window includes the following coding sequences:
- a CDS encoding methyltransferase domain-containing protein codes for MVKTEKIQEDFDHIAILLEKEGEQIGPYDDFVLKFVPNPCKHAMEVGCGTGTFTRLLAKQAKQVTAIDLSSEMVRVAQSRSTNYTNIDYKVGDFLDLDLKLAHFDCIVMIATLHHLPNEQVLKRVKQLLAPNGVLILHDILRPEGKFEKLANLVRVPVSLFSRYFRTGKPQVSWQLRKAWAEHGKDEYYLSKREVKAMSNAHLKGSYTKFHLLWRYTVIWRNQSTA; via the coding sequence ATGGTAAAGACAGAAAAAATTCAAGAGGACTTTGATCATATTGCCATTTTGTTAGAAAAAGAAGGTGAACAAATAGGCCCTTATGATGATTTTGTTCTTAAATTTGTACCAAATCCGTGTAAGCATGCTATGGAAGTTGGTTGTGGAACAGGAACATTTACCCGCCTATTAGCTAAACAAGCTAAACAAGTTACAGCTATAGACTTATCAAGTGAAATGGTGCGCGTTGCTCAATCACGCTCAACAAACTATACAAACATAGATTACAAAGTTGGAGATTTTTTAGATTTAGACTTAAAACTTGCCCACTTTGATTGTATTGTTATGATTGCTACCCTGCATCATTTACCAAATGAGCAAGTTCTTAAGCGAGTAAAACAACTTCTTGCCCCTAATGGAGTTTTAATTCTCCATGACATTTTAAGACCTGAAGGTAAGTTTGAAAAATTGGCTAATTTAGTAAGAGTTCCTGTTAGTTTATTTTCTAGGTATTTTCGCACAGGAAAACCACAAGTAAGCTGGCAATTAAGAAAAGCCTGGGCCGAACATGGCAAAGATGAATATTACCTATCAAAACGCGAAGTCAAAGCTATGAGCAATGCCCATCTAAAAGGTAGTTACACAAAATTTCACTTGCTTTGGCGTTATACAGTTATTTGGCGTAATCAAAGCACTGCATAA
- a CDS encoding PilT/PilU family type 4a pilus ATPase, producing MEQIEQLLNKFKDFGATELHLEAGQKPYFATPSGVKEISANAIQHKDIVQIISPILTPSARNELIEKPGTEFSHRSASGVFQVSIKKSSLGFNVIVRGTGAPAINVSPAATQPVAAQRPAGWNNAPQANAPTAAYQTSQPTQQYSPQPAHNPNPTQAAQTFRQGSSVPQPTMAMGGASHQMAQTLQATNQQGSAQVVQAKIKAAQAAEIDKLFEEMVRMKASDLHISVGMPPMVRHDGEMKAIEGLGVLRPEDTDRILLEIMPERNKQEFDRRHDTDFAYEIKDLGRFRSNIFMDRKGRGGVFRVIPTKILTAEDLKLSKQILDLCFLSKGLVVVTGPTGSGKSTTLAAMMDFLNRHRRDHVITIEDPIEFVHENKGCLVNQREVHNHTDSFKDALRAALREDPDIILVGEMRDLETIAIAIETAETGHLVFGTLHTTTAPSTIDRIIDQFPTDRQSQIRTMLSESLKGVVAQTLLKKKGGGRVAALEVLLVTPAISNLIREGKTFQIPSVMQTSRNLGMVTLNEALFDHVKNGLVTPEDAYVKAVDKVGFRELCKRNNVELSM from the coding sequence ATGGAACAAATAGAACAGCTATTAAATAAATTTAAGGATTTTGGAGCTACAGAACTACATTTAGAAGCAGGACAAAAACCCTATTTTGCTACCCCATCAGGAGTAAAAGAAATCAGCGCAAATGCTATTCAACATAAAGATATTGTTCAAATTATTTCTCCTATTTTAACTCCGTCTGCAAGAAATGAACTTATAGAAAAACCTGGAACAGAATTTTCTCATCGTAGTGCTTCAGGGGTTTTTCAAGTTTCTATTAAGAAATCTAGCCTAGGTTTTAATGTTATAGTGCGTGGAACAGGTGCGCCAGCTATAAATGTTTCACCGGCTGCAACACAACCTGTAGCAGCACAACGTCCAGCCGGCTGGAATAATGCACCTCAAGCTAATGCTCCTACAGCAGCTTATCAAACATCACAACCAACACAACAATATTCCCCACAGCCAGCACATAATCCTAATCCAACACAAGCAGCACAAACTTTTCGTCAAGGCTCTTCTGTTCCTCAACCTACTATGGCGATGGGAGGGGCTAGTCATCAAATGGCACAAACCTTGCAGGCTACAAATCAACAAGGGTCTGCTCAAGTAGTTCAAGCAAAGATAAAAGCAGCGCAAGCAGCGGAAATTGATAAGCTTTTTGAAGAGATGGTGCGAATGAAGGCTTCAGACTTACATATTTCTGTAGGTATGCCTCCAATGGTACGCCATGATGGAGAGATGAAAGCTATTGAGGGCTTAGGAGTGTTAAGACCTGAAGACACAGACCGTATTTTGCTTGAAATTATGCCTGAGCGTAATAAACAAGAGTTTGATCGTCGCCATGATACAGACTTTGCTTATGAAATTAAGGATTTAGGGCGGTTTCGATCTAACATTTTTATGGATCGTAAAGGTAGAGGTGGGGTCTTTCGTGTTATTCCTACAAAGATTTTGACAGCAGAAGACCTAAAGCTTTCTAAACAGATTTTAGACCTGTGCTTTTTAAGTAAAGGTCTAGTAGTAGTTACAGGGCCAACGGGTAGCGGTAAATCTACTACGCTAGCCGCTATGATGGATTTTCTTAATCGGCATCGTAGAGATCATGTCATCACAATTGAAGACCCAATTGAGTTTGTACATGAAAATAAGGGCTGTTTGGTCAATCAACGAGAAGTTCATAATCATACAGATTCATTTAAGGACGCACTGCGGGCAGCATTACGCGAAGATCCTGATATTATTCTGGTTGGTGAAATGCGGGATTTAGAAACAATTGCTATTGCTATTGAAACGGCTGAAACAGGCCACTTAGTTTTTGGTACATTGCATACCACCACAGCACCTTCTACTATTGATCGTATCATTGACCAATTTCCTACAGATCGACAGTCTCAAATCCGAACCATGCTTTCAGAGTCCCTTAAAGGTGTTGTAGCTCAAACATTACTTAAGAAAAAAGGTGGAGGACGTGTTGCTGCGCTAGAAGTGTTGCTTGTTACACCCGCTATTTCTAACTTAATTCGTGAAGGAAAAACTTTCCAAATCCCTTCTGTGATGCAAACCTCTCGAAATCTAGGCATGGTTACACTTAATGAAGCATTATTTGATCATGTTAAAAATGGCCTTGTTACACCTGAAGACGCTTATGTTAAAGCTGTTGATAAAGTAGGGTTTAGAGAATTATGTAAACGTAACAATGTAGAGCTTAGCATGTAG
- a CDS encoding AAA family ATPase has protein sequence MQIFSFDSNFISYPVELNPNSRLLDNGGNLAGVLDQLRDKEPEKFELLNQEVNRLLPEYDRILFDTPDTGQRSFLLRTTRGKHKVQAEDLSTGTLFALAILTLAYIPDHPPLICIEEPDHGIHPRLLRDLQDALYRLSYPESVGEKRDPIQIICTTHSPYFLDLFRDHPEEVVIASKKDGFVTFERLSERFDIESYKVMKVAILSESEVDEAFTRIIVSAILGEEIEKVEYPLRFRGWYGVLQLIPTVIKSLYYQTDAEAFAIVVDSDETLIHNPSHEQTIDSNCRLCQIKKVIEQPQNSLALIPNRSKIKTAVGLAVPAIEAWYQCGIDAPANRLATDLSDIEKLFPDGFGSFAQNIRGWKNS, from the coding sequence AAACCTTGCAGGGGTACTTGATCAATTAAGAGATAAAGAACCAGAAAAATTTGAACTATTAAATCAAGAAGTTAACAGACTATTACCAGAATATGACCGGATATTGTTTGATACTCCAGACACAGGTCAAAGATCTTTCCTGCTAAGGACAACTCGCGGAAAACACAAAGTTCAAGCCGAAGATTTATCAACAGGTACTTTATTTGCCTTAGCTATTTTAACACTAGCTTATATACCTGATCACCCTCCTTTGATATGTATTGAAGAACCAGATCATGGTATTCACCCGCGATTATTGAGAGATTTACAAGACGCTTTATACAGGCTTTCTTACCCTGAAAGTGTTGGAGAAAAACGCGATCCAATCCAAATTATTTGCACTACTCATTCACCATATTTCTTAGATCTATTTAGAGATCATCCAGAGGAAGTAGTAATTGCAAGTAAAAAAGATGGTTTTGTTACATTTGAACGTTTATCAGAACGTTTTGATATTGAATCCTATAAAGTAATGAAAGTTGCTATATTAAGCGAATCAGAAGTTGATGAAGCATTCACTAGAATAATTGTTAGTGCAATTTTAGGAGAAGAAATAGAAAAGGTAGAGTATCCATTACGCTTTCGGGGCTGGTATGGAGTGTTACAACTTATCCCAACTGTAATAAAAAGCCTATATTACCAAACAGATGCAGAAGCTTTTGCTATTGTGGTTGACTCAGACGAAACACTTATACACAACCCTTCCCACGAACAAACTATAGACAGTAATTGCCGTTTATGCCAAATTAAGAAAGTGATTGAGCAACCACAAAATTCACTTGCTTTGATTCCAAATCGCTCAAAGATTAAAACCGCGGTTGGTTTGGCAGTTCCAGCCATTGAAGCCTGGTATCAATGCGGAATAGATGCACCAGCAAATAGACTAGCAACCGATTTATCAGACATAGAAAAGCTTTTTCCTGATGGATTTGGCTCATTTGCTCAAAACATAAGAGGTTGGAAAAACAGTTAA